One Stigmatopora argus isolate UIUO_Sarg chromosome 12, RoL_Sarg_1.0, whole genome shotgun sequence genomic window carries:
- the mbnl1 gene encoding muscleblind-like protein 1 isoform X15, with the protein MAMNIAQIRDTKWLTLEVCREFQRGTCSRSDQECKFAHPAKSCQVENGRIIACFDSLKGRCSRENCKYLHPPPHLKNQLEINGRNNLIQQKNMVMLAQQMQLANAMMPATQLPPMPMFSVTPGLATNASAAAAAAAAAFNPYLSPVSPGLMAQEILPNTPVLMASSPAVSQVPNAAAAAQKLLRTDRLEVCREYQRGNCSRGEDDCRFAHPSDSTMIDTNDNTVTVCMDYIKGRCSREKCKYFHPPAHLQAKIKATQHQVNQASAAAAMTQSAVKSLKRPLDATFDLGIAPNVMAPLPKRAALEKANGASAVFNTSMLQYQQALASMQFQQQAAFLPSDSNNICRSSE; encoded by the exons ATGGCGATGAACATAGCGCAGATCCGCGACACAAAGTGGCTGACACTCGAGGTATGCAGAGAGTTCCAGAGGGGCACGTGTTCCCGTTCGGACCAGGAGTGCAAGTTTGCTCATCCGGCTAAGAGTTGCCAGGTGGAAAACGGACGCATCATCGCTTGCTTTGACTCACTTAAG GGCCGTTGTTCCAGGGAAAACTGCAAATATCTGCACCCTCCTCCACACCTAAAGAACCAGCTGGAGATCAATGGCAGGAACAACCTGATACAGCAGAAGAACATGGTCATGCTGGCCCAGCAGATGCAGCTAGCTAATGCCATGATGCCTGCCACGCAGCTACCGCCTATG CCCATGTTCTCAGTGACACCCGGCCTGGCCACCAACGCAAGCGCTGCGGCTGCAGCTGCAGCCGCGGCTTTTAATCCCTACCTGAGCCCCGTGTCGCCAGGCCTGATGGCACAAGAGATTCTGCCCAATACCCCCGTCCTCATGGCCTCCAGTCCTGCCGTCAGTCAAGTCCCCAATGCTGCTGCTGCAGCCCAGAAACTGCTGAGAACAGACCGACTTGAG GTGTGCCGCGAGTACCAGAGGGGTAACTGCTCCCGGGGGGAGGATGACTGTCGCTTTGCCCACCCCTCAGACAGCACCATGATAGATACGAATGACAACACTGTCACAGTGTGCATGGATTACATCAAGGGGCGGTGCTCTCGTGAGAAGTGCAAATACTTCCACCCACCGGCTCACCTGCAGGCTAAAATTAAGGCCACCCAGCACCAGGTGAACCAGGCTTCAGCCGCCGCTGCCATG ACTCAGTCGGCTGTCAAATCACTGAAGCGACCCCTCGACGCAACCTTTGACCTG GGTATCGCCCCCAATGTCATGGCTCCCCTGCCAAAGCGGGCAGCCCTGGAGAAGGCCAACGGGGCCTCTGCTGTGTTTAACACCAGCATGCTCCAGTATCAACAGGCCCTGGCCAGCATGCAGTTTCAGCAGCAGGCTGCTTTCCTCCCATCAG
- the mbnl1 gene encoding muscleblind-like protein 1 isoform X14 → MAMNIAQIRDTKWLTLEVCREFQRGTCSRSDQECKFAHPAKSCQVENGRIIACFDSLKGRCSRENCKYLHPPPHLKNQLEINGRNNLIQQKNMVMLAQQMQLANAMMPATQLPPMPMFSVTPGLATNASAAAAAAAAAFNPYLSPVSPGLMAQEILPNTPVLMASSPAVSQVPNAAAAAQKLLRTDRLEVCREYQRGNCSRGEDDCRFAHPSDSTMIDTNDNTVTVCMDYIKGRCSREKCKYFHPPAHLQAKIKATQHQVNQASAAAAMTQSAVKSLKRPLDATFDLGIAPNVMAPLPKRAALEKANGASAVFNTSMLQYQQALASMQFQQQAAFLPSGLFLIKVDYQRIHAIDSNNICRSSE, encoded by the exons ATGGCGATGAACATAGCGCAGATCCGCGACACAAAGTGGCTGACACTCGAGGTATGCAGAGAGTTCCAGAGGGGCACGTGTTCCCGTTCGGACCAGGAGTGCAAGTTTGCTCATCCGGCTAAGAGTTGCCAGGTGGAAAACGGACGCATCATCGCTTGCTTTGACTCACTTAAG GGCCGTTGTTCCAGGGAAAACTGCAAATATCTGCACCCTCCTCCACACCTAAAGAACCAGCTGGAGATCAATGGCAGGAACAACCTGATACAGCAGAAGAACATGGTCATGCTGGCCCAGCAGATGCAGCTAGCTAATGCCATGATGCCTGCCACGCAGCTACCGCCTATG CCCATGTTCTCAGTGACACCCGGCCTGGCCACCAACGCAAGCGCTGCGGCTGCAGCTGCAGCCGCGGCTTTTAATCCCTACCTGAGCCCCGTGTCGCCAGGCCTGATGGCACAAGAGATTCTGCCCAATACCCCCGTCCTCATGGCCTCCAGTCCTGCCGTCAGTCAAGTCCCCAATGCTGCTGCTGCAGCCCAGAAACTGCTGAGAACAGACCGACTTGAG GTGTGCCGCGAGTACCAGAGGGGTAACTGCTCCCGGGGGGAGGATGACTGTCGCTTTGCCCACCCCTCAGACAGCACCATGATAGATACGAATGACAACACTGTCACAGTGTGCATGGATTACATCAAGGGGCGGTGCTCTCGTGAGAAGTGCAAATACTTCCACCCACCGGCTCACCTGCAGGCTAAAATTAAGGCCACCCAGCACCAGGTGAACCAGGCTTCAGCCGCCGCTGCCATG ACTCAGTCGGCTGTCAAATCACTGAAGCGACCCCTCGACGCAACCTTTGACCTG GGTATCGCCCCCAATGTCATGGCTCCCCTGCCAAAGCGGGCAGCCCTGGAGAAGGCCAACGGGGCCTCTGCTGTGTTTAACACCAGCATGCTCCAGTATCAACAGGCCCTGGCCAGCATGCAGTTTCAGCAGCAGGCTGCTTTCCTCCCATCAG
- the mbnl1 gene encoding muscleblind-like protein 1 isoform X17, translating into MAMNIAQIRDTKWLTLEVCREFQRGTCSRSDQECKFAHPAKSCQVENGRIIACFDSLKGRCSRENCKYLHPPPHLKNQLEINGRNNLIQQKNMVMLAQQMQLANAMMPATQLPPMPMFSVTPGLATNASAAAAAAAAAFNPYLSPVSPGLMAQEILPNTPVLMASSPAVSQVPNAAAAAQKLLRTDRLEVCREYQRGNCSRGEDDCRFAHPSDSTMIDTNDNTVTVCMDYIKGRCSREKCKYFHPPAHLQAKIKATQHQVNQASAAAAMIPIISADHLSSHKYLTQM; encoded by the exons ATGGCGATGAACATAGCGCAGATCCGCGACACAAAGTGGCTGACACTCGAGGTATGCAGAGAGTTCCAGAGGGGCACGTGTTCCCGTTCGGACCAGGAGTGCAAGTTTGCTCATCCGGCTAAGAGTTGCCAGGTGGAAAACGGACGCATCATCGCTTGCTTTGACTCACTTAAG GGCCGTTGTTCCAGGGAAAACTGCAAATATCTGCACCCTCCTCCACACCTAAAGAACCAGCTGGAGATCAATGGCAGGAACAACCTGATACAGCAGAAGAACATGGTCATGCTGGCCCAGCAGATGCAGCTAGCTAATGCCATGATGCCTGCCACGCAGCTACCGCCTATG CCCATGTTCTCAGTGACACCCGGCCTGGCCACCAACGCAAGCGCTGCGGCTGCAGCTGCAGCCGCGGCTTTTAATCCCTACCTGAGCCCCGTGTCGCCAGGCCTGATGGCACAAGAGATTCTGCCCAATACCCCCGTCCTCATGGCCTCCAGTCCTGCCGTCAGTCAAGTCCCCAATGCTGCTGCTGCAGCCCAGAAACTGCTGAGAACAGACCGACTTGAG GTGTGCCGCGAGTACCAGAGGGGTAACTGCTCCCGGGGGGAGGATGACTGTCGCTTTGCCCACCCCTCAGACAGCACCATGATAGATACGAATGACAACACTGTCACAGTGTGCATGGATTACATCAAGGGGCGGTGCTCTCGTGAGAAGTGCAAATACTTCCACCCACCGGCTCACCTGCAGGCTAAAATTAAGGCCACCCAGCACCAGGTGAACCAGGCTTCAGCCGCCGCTGCCATG
- the mbnl1 gene encoding muscleblind-like protein 1 isoform X12 has protein sequence MAMNIAQIRDTKWLTLEVCREFQRGTCSRSDQECKFAHPAKSCQVENGRIIACFDSLKGRCSRENCKYLHPPPHLKNQLEINGRNNLIQQKNMVMLAQQMQLANAMMPATQLPPMPMFSVTPGLATNASAAAAAAAAAFNPYLSPVSPGLMAQEILPNTPVLMASSPAVSQVPNAAAAAQKLLRTDRLEVCREYQRGNCSRGEDDCRFAHPSDSTMIDTNDNTVTVCMDYIKGRCSREKCKYFHPPAHLQAKIKATQHQVNQASAAAAMTQSAVKSLKRPLDATFDLGIAPNVMAPLPKRAALEKANGASAVFNTSMLQYQQALASMQFQQQAAFLPSGLFLIKVDYQRIHAIGMYEIPIISADHLSSHKYLTQM, from the exons ATGGCGATGAACATAGCGCAGATCCGCGACACAAAGTGGCTGACACTCGAGGTATGCAGAGAGTTCCAGAGGGGCACGTGTTCCCGTTCGGACCAGGAGTGCAAGTTTGCTCATCCGGCTAAGAGTTGCCAGGTGGAAAACGGACGCATCATCGCTTGCTTTGACTCACTTAAG GGCCGTTGTTCCAGGGAAAACTGCAAATATCTGCACCCTCCTCCACACCTAAAGAACCAGCTGGAGATCAATGGCAGGAACAACCTGATACAGCAGAAGAACATGGTCATGCTGGCCCAGCAGATGCAGCTAGCTAATGCCATGATGCCTGCCACGCAGCTACCGCCTATG CCCATGTTCTCAGTGACACCCGGCCTGGCCACCAACGCAAGCGCTGCGGCTGCAGCTGCAGCCGCGGCTTTTAATCCCTACCTGAGCCCCGTGTCGCCAGGCCTGATGGCACAAGAGATTCTGCCCAATACCCCCGTCCTCATGGCCTCCAGTCCTGCCGTCAGTCAAGTCCCCAATGCTGCTGCTGCAGCCCAGAAACTGCTGAGAACAGACCGACTTGAG GTGTGCCGCGAGTACCAGAGGGGTAACTGCTCCCGGGGGGAGGATGACTGTCGCTTTGCCCACCCCTCAGACAGCACCATGATAGATACGAATGACAACACTGTCACAGTGTGCATGGATTACATCAAGGGGCGGTGCTCTCGTGAGAAGTGCAAATACTTCCACCCACCGGCTCACCTGCAGGCTAAAATTAAGGCCACCCAGCACCAGGTGAACCAGGCTTCAGCCGCCGCTGCCATG ACTCAGTCGGCTGTCAAATCACTGAAGCGACCCCTCGACGCAACCTTTGACCTG GGTATCGCCCCCAATGTCATGGCTCCCCTGCCAAAGCGGGCAGCCCTGGAGAAGGCCAACGGGGCCTCTGCTGTGTTTAACACCAGCATGCTCCAGTATCAACAGGCCCTGGCCAGCATGCAGTTTCAGCAGCAGGCTGCTTTCCTCCCATCAG
- the mbnl1 gene encoding muscleblind-like protein 1 isoform X16, which translates to MAMNIAQIRDTKWLTLEVCREFQRGTCSRSDQECKFAHPAKSCQVENGRIIACFDSLKGRCSRENCKYLHPPPHLKNQLEINGRNNLIQQKNMVMLAQQMQLANAMMPATQLPPMPMFSVTPGLATNASAAAAAAAAAFNPYLSPVSPGLMAQEILPNTPVLMASSPAVSQVPNAAAAAQKLLRTDRLEVCREYQRGNCSRGEDDCRFAHPSDSTMIDTNDNTVTVCMDYIKGRCSREKCKYFHPPAHLQAKIKATQHQVNQASAAAAMGIAPNVMAPLPKRAALEKANGASAVFNTSMLQYQQALASMQFQQQAAFLPSDSNNICRSSE; encoded by the exons ATGGCGATGAACATAGCGCAGATCCGCGACACAAAGTGGCTGACACTCGAGGTATGCAGAGAGTTCCAGAGGGGCACGTGTTCCCGTTCGGACCAGGAGTGCAAGTTTGCTCATCCGGCTAAGAGTTGCCAGGTGGAAAACGGACGCATCATCGCTTGCTTTGACTCACTTAAG GGCCGTTGTTCCAGGGAAAACTGCAAATATCTGCACCCTCCTCCACACCTAAAGAACCAGCTGGAGATCAATGGCAGGAACAACCTGATACAGCAGAAGAACATGGTCATGCTGGCCCAGCAGATGCAGCTAGCTAATGCCATGATGCCTGCCACGCAGCTACCGCCTATG CCCATGTTCTCAGTGACACCCGGCCTGGCCACCAACGCAAGCGCTGCGGCTGCAGCTGCAGCCGCGGCTTTTAATCCCTACCTGAGCCCCGTGTCGCCAGGCCTGATGGCACAAGAGATTCTGCCCAATACCCCCGTCCTCATGGCCTCCAGTCCTGCCGTCAGTCAAGTCCCCAATGCTGCTGCTGCAGCCCAGAAACTGCTGAGAACAGACCGACTTGAG GTGTGCCGCGAGTACCAGAGGGGTAACTGCTCCCGGGGGGAGGATGACTGTCGCTTTGCCCACCCCTCAGACAGCACCATGATAGATACGAATGACAACACTGTCACAGTGTGCATGGATTACATCAAGGGGCGGTGCTCTCGTGAGAAGTGCAAATACTTCCACCCACCGGCTCACCTGCAGGCTAAAATTAAGGCCACCCAGCACCAGGTGAACCAGGCTTCAGCCGCCGCTGCCATG GGTATCGCCCCCAATGTCATGGCTCCCCTGCCAAAGCGGGCAGCCCTGGAGAAGGCCAACGGGGCCTCTGCTGTGTTTAACACCAGCATGCTCCAGTATCAACAGGCCCTGGCCAGCATGCAGTTTCAGCAGCAGGCTGCTTTCCTCCCATCAG